From the Streptomyces sp. NBC_00390 genome, the window ACCTTGGGGTCGGCGAGCGTCGCGCCCTCGGGGAGTTTGAGGTCGGAGTCGGTGGCGTCGATCTTCATGGGGGCGGCGGCGACGGGCACGGGGTAGGGCCCGTCGTCACCAAGGGCGTCAGCGGCACCGATCAGGGTGAAGGAGAGGGCCCCGGCGGCGACGGTCGCTGCGGCGCGGAGACTGGGAGTGGTCGCGGCGCTCATCAGGAGAGCTCGATCGAAGCGCTGGGGAAGCCCGGGAACTGTAGGGCCACCGAGGTCGTGGTGACGGGTGGGGCAGGGAACTGGGCGAAGAAGGTCAGAGTTTCACCAGGCTTGATGAAACTGCGGTATGCATACGTGGTCAGCGGGCGGTTGTCCGTGTCACGCAGCACGTAGTAGCGCTTCTTGCTCTTCGAGTCGACAAGCGTCATGGCCGCCATCGAGTTGCCCGTAGAAGCGACCGACTCCTCCAGGCCATTCCAGCTGACAGGAACAGTGAAGCCTTCGCCACCAGTGTTCTTGAACTGGCCATCCACCGTGAGGAATCCGCCTTCGTCCCGCCTCGCTGAGAAAACAGACATCTCCATTCCCTTGTCGCCCTTGACCGTGGCGATGGGCTCGCTGGGCGCCGCCCCGGGTTCTGCGGATTCCTTGCCCCCCTCGCCGACCCGAGTGGGCGCCGACGCGGCGGGCTTGCTGGACTTCGGCTCCTCGTCCCCGCCACAGGCGACCAGGGAAAGGGTCAGGGCAGCCGACAGCGCTGCAACCGCCCCGGTCCGGCGCATGGTCGTCATGGGCCGCATGCTCATCAATCCTGTTCCTTTACGCTCGTTGGAGGTCAGTCCTCAGCCAGTCGGACGGTGAAGAGGTCTGCCATGTCGGGAAGCAGATCCAGGCGTTCGGGATCGATGTCCCAGCTCTGGGAATCGCAGACGATCGAGCCCGGGGATGGCGTGGGCTCTTCGTCCTCGTCGTCCTCCACCGGAGGCTCCCCAGAGTCCTCGGGCAACGGCTCGAAGGTGCAGCGCGGCTCGACAACAGCTGTGGCCCTTGCCGTCGCATGCTCGCCTTCAGTGCCGTCGATGACGCTGCTCCCCATCGGCCTGCCGGACGTGGCCAGGACGGTGAAACCCCAACGGCCATCCGTCAGCTCATCGCAGGTCACAGTGGCGTCGTTCCGGGCCGCGAAGCGTACTGCCTGTCCGCAACTGCCGGGTGGGGACGGCACTTCGCCCGCGACCAGATCCTCCAGGTCGTCGAGGAAGTCCGCCACCTCCAGCTGGTCCCTGGCATCCTGCGCAGCGGCAATCGCAGCGGCATCGGCTGCGGTCTGGGTGCCACTACGGATGAGGTCGGCCTGCCCGAATGCGAAGTAGACGAGCACAAGAAAGAGCAGCCCAACCACCGCTGTCATGTACAGCGGTGTGGCCTGCCCCCTGTCCTCGCGTCCCGGAGGGATCAACCCCCGACTCCACCGCCACCCGCACCGCCGCCGCCCCCGCCGTTCAGGACCGAATTGATCTTCTCTCGGAACGAGTTCGCGATGTCGTTGCCCATCTTGGTCTGCAGCAACAGCACGACGATGGCCACCACCAGAATCGTGATGCCCACATACTCGATCGAGCCCTGCCCCTTGTCCTTGCGGGCCCTCATGCCCTCCAGGACCGAGTTTCTCCAGGCAGCCACATGGACCCTGGCCGCCGTCACGACCCTGAGGCCGATGTCCGTCATGGCGTTCCCCTCCGGGTTCGTACGCGTTTCCGGCTTTGTCCTGGCCGGACCCGCCGGCGCCATCGGCACCGTACGTCCATGACGTCCCCCTCGTCATGGGCCCTTGGGCCCAACTCCCCGACCTGTCCACGATAGGGGGCCGCATGCGCCTAGGCACCGCGGACCGCCCTCATCCGCGCCACCGTGTTCCAGATGGCGATCGCCTCTCCACGGCTGCTCGCGTGCAGCTTGGCGAAGATGCGGTTGATGTGGTTCTTGACGGTCTTCTGACTGATGAAACAGGAGTCGGCGATCTGCTGGTTGGTCATGCCGGAGGCGATCAGATCCATCACCTCGACCTCCCGTCGACTCAGCTCGCAGATTACTCGGTGCAGTCCCCCGGCTACCGAGGGGCCACCGGACGAATGTGCCACACCCGCTTGCACAAGCGAAGACTGTTCGGCGAATTGGCGTGGCTTCGCCGCCAGTGCCGTGGACGCCGAGTGAGTGAAGTGGACACGGCCGTGCCTCATGTCCCTGACTGCGGTGAGCAGTTGATCGACCGTGAACTCACCGTGCACGAGATAGCCGCCCGCGCCCAGCCGCAGCGCTTCCTGCACCGTCTCGCGCTCACTGCTGTACGTCATCATCAGCACCGGCGCCAGTTGCACCAGATGCGGCAGAGCGGACAGGCCGTCGACACCCGGCATCCGGACGTCCAACAGGATGACGTCCGGGCGGTGTCGGACAGCAGCGTCGTATGCCTGCCGGCCGTCGAGGGCTTGCGCGACCACCTCGCAGTCGTCGCGGACCTGGAGCACTGCGGTGAGGCCTGCACGGACGACCGGGTTGTCGTCGACGACGAGCACTCTCAGCATGTCTGCGGCCTTCTCTCGGAAGGGATCGGGGGTGAGGGCGTCAGGTGAGCATCGGGACCCGGTGTTCGACCATCTGCGGTGGGCGCGGCACAGGCTGCCGCGGTACGTGCCCGACCGGTGCCGGTGCAGATCCAGGTACCGGTCCAGGTGTCAGTGCCGGTGGCGGTGCCGGTGGCCGGGTCAGTACCGTCACGGGCAGCTCCAGCAGCACCTCCGTGCCCCTCGTCGCCCAGCCCCTGCCGATGCGGATGCGTGCTCCTATCGAGGCCGCCCGCTCGACCATCCCCACGAGTCCGAAGTGGCCCGTCCGCCGGAGGGAGTCGAGGGTGGTGCCCGGGGGAAGGCCCGGCCCGTCGTCGTACACGCTGATCCGCAGTACGTCTCCCACGACGCCCGCCGACACCTCCAGACGGCCGGGGCGGGCGTGCCGGTGCGCGTTCTCCATCGCCTCGGTCGCGATGGTAAGGACGTGGCGGGCGACCGCGCCCGGTACGGGCGGCACAGCCGCCGTACCGAGCCGGTGGAACCCGGCCCGTACCCCGCATCGGCGCTCGAAGTCCGCGACCCTGGCGGCCAGTTCGGTCACCATGTCGGTCCCGTCGTCCAGTCCCGCCTCCCGGCGCAGGTCGGACAGCAGCTCCCGGGACTCGTTGGCGGCGCGCCGGGCCGAACGGGCCACCAGCTCCGCCTGGTGCTTCACGGTCATCGCATCCATCCGGTCCGCGGTGTTCGCGAGACCGTCCGCGGCGAGGGCCAGCCCGTAC encodes:
- a CDS encoding pilus assembly protein TadG-related protein: MIPPGREDRGQATPLYMTAVVGLLFLVLVYFAFGQADLIRSGTQTAADAAAIAAAQDARDQLEVADFLDDLEDLVAGEVPSPPGSCGQAVRFAARNDATVTCDELTDGRWGFTVLATSGRPMGSSVIDGTEGEHATARATAVVEPRCTFEPLPEDSGEPPVEDDEDEEPTPSPGSIVCDSQSWDIDPERLDLLPDMADLFTVRLAED
- a CDS encoding response regulator transcription factor, with protein sequence MLRVLVVDDNPVVRAGLTAVLQVRDDCEVVAQALDGRQAYDAAVRHRPDVILLDVRMPGVDGLSALPHLVQLAPVLMMTYSSERETVQEALRLGAGGYLVHGEFTVDQLLTAVRDMRHGRVHFTHSASTALAAKPRQFAEQSSLVQAGVAHSSGGPSVAGGLHRVICELSRREVEVMDLIASGMTNQQIADSCFISQKTVKNHINRIFAKLHASSRGEAIAIWNTVARMRAVRGA
- a CDS encoding sensor histidine kinase — its product is MSSLLSSLPAPPLPIQVNALQALCRQLFGFRLAMVALAAPFALSGVAPGLGAWLAGAAVLVTVMVSYLLLRDWERFGPLLLRHPSLLAVDMLFGALLLFSASPGSTLTYVTLCTPLLAGLVYGRRGAAIFAPLQSLLLAAAYVVDQEIEADASALLIVGLCVLAGAAGSALRNLLLVFGAASHALTETRARLAVSEAVEKERARLAREMHDSVAKTLYGLALAADGLANTADRMDAMTVKHQAELVARSARRAANESRELLSDLRREAGLDDGTDMVTELAARVADFERRCGVRAGFHRLGTAAVPPVPGAVARHVLTIATEAMENAHRHARPGRLEVSAGVVGDVLRISVYDDGPGLPPGTTLDSLRRTGHFGLVGMVERAASIGARIRIGRGWATRGTEVLLELPVTVLTRPPAPPPALTPGPVPGSAPAPVGHVPRQPVPRPPQMVEHRVPMLT